A stretch of DNA from Labrus mixtus chromosome 6, fLabMix1.1, whole genome shotgun sequence:
ttaaaaacagtttttatttgtagcATGAATTAACACCATGTAAATTCAGCTTCATTTActatattatattctatttaTATACGTATCATGTgattataatatttatatttaattctaaTGCAACAGGTGCTGGCTTGTTAGTCCCCaaaagtcagtcagtcagttatgtgttttttactttcacAGATGCCGACTTTGAGTTTGATATATGCTACACCTCTGTGCTGAAGCGGGCCACCAGGACACTGTGGCTGGTCCTGGACAGCATCGACCAGATGTGGGTGCCGGTTCATCGGACCTGGCGTCTGAATGAGCGCCACTACGGAGGCCTGACTGGGCTAAACAAGGCAGAGACGGCAGCCAAGCACGGAGAGGCTCAGGTGAAGATCTGGAGGCGTTCTTTTGACATCCCTCCTCCCCAAATGGGCCCAGATCATGACTACTACACTATCATCAGCAAGGTAAGATATGATATCAACAGCAGGGAGACTTCGCCACAGGGCTTTGTTggtcttggtaaaaaaaaaaaaaagtctggtaTATATTGAAACATGTGATAAAGTAACTGCACGTACAGAGGCATAACAAAGAGGAGGCATGACTTGAACTGAGTGATATCAGCAGGAATGACCGGAGTGTTAGGAGTGAACATATTGCACTGAAGGTCAGATGTGTAAAACTTTTTGTTCACAGCACAGTTATCTTCAATGTCCAAATGTTTGTTTCACACAATACAACTGTGCTAGTGttatttaaatccaaaatgcACACTGGGGAAAATAGTCCTCTCTTGTATTTGGTATCATGTGCCCCAATGTTATTGCCTCATAGTATGTCCAAGGTGAGTTAATATATGACGGGCTAGAATGAGGTCTGCTAGCTTTTAAGTTCAAAGTTCAGTAAATGTGGAAACAAGCTCATCCAAAGTGTGCACAGACAGAGATATCCACATTTAAGATGTGTTTATTCCATGCCTGTAAATAACATAAatcatggggaaaaaaatgtttcttaaatattAAACTCTTGATGTAGGCGGCCACTTGAATACACCTGACATTTGTACTTTGCTTTAAGGCATTTTAGACTcattatgtcatttttatttttttgcattgcaCCTCCCCAACATCAGTGCCAATTCCAACCTAAATGGGAGGGACAGTAACACAAAGAAGAGAGATTCATTGTGAAATCCTTTAGTGCACATCATGAACAACAGAGTTTAATTTGACAAAAATGCCATTAAAGATGTAAAATGGAGACATATAAGGGAGCGGTTACTGGAACTTGGACATGAAGAACATGTTTCAagcacaaaaatgtgtttgaaatggtCAAGTTTTCCCCCAaagttttgattgttttttgggggatttcattttgtttagtgAATTGTTTTCGGTGTTTCTGAAATGTTGCTGTCTTTTGACCTTCAGTGCCACTGTTTAAATTCTATGTTTAATACACTGAGATGATCTTTTCTGCAGGATCGTCGTTACGCTGACCTGACGGAGGACCAGCTTCCTTCCTGTGAGAGCCTTAAGGACACCATCGCAAGGGCGCTGCCCTTCTGGAACGAGGAGATCGCCCCGCAGATCAAAAAGGGAAAGAGGGTGCTCATCGCCGCCCATGGAAACAGTCTGAGGGGGATTGTTAAGCACCTTGAGGGTGTGTGATATTAAAGTGTGTACATACAGAGTTATCTTGCAAACAATGCTTCTCATCACTGacaaagctgtttgtgtgttcctccacctgcaggaaTGTCAGATGAAGCCATCATGGAGTTGAACCTACCAACAGGCATCCCCATCCTCTACGAGCTCGACAAGAACCTGAAGCCCTTGAAGGCGATGCAGTTCCTTGGAGATGAGGAGACTGTACGCAAAGCCATGGAGGCCGTGGCTGCTCAGGGAAAGGCCAAGAAGTAACGCTGTGGAAAACATTTCTCTGTATAAGACAGTTAAGGTTGCTCTAACAACTGTCCTCAGATCAGTGTTTTCCACAAGACCATAACTTATTTGAGATTCTTGAACTTGATGAGTACAATGTAGATTGTTGTCAATGGCAACCTAAGTCTCTTTGCAAAGTAAAGGGATAATAGATTGCAAACAGTTGGAATATATTAAGACCAGGTGAGCTCTCAAGAGATTTTAAAACAACCCATGCTGAAGAAATGGTTGAATAACATTACAGCCTAAtaattagaaatgtttttcttttatttgtgtaCTTGAATATCCAAGTAatggttattttttattaaacatacCAGTAGtttccattcattttcttttgaagtcAAAAGTCCTTAGCCATGTTGTCCTTGACTGGCATGTTGCATGTCATGAAAGATGGTAAGAAAGCAAATAACAGAGTCAGGAGTAATACGTATATTGGCCGTCAGTGTTTTCACTGTCAATTGTACAAAGGGGAAGAAAGGCTAAAGACTTGACTCATCCAGCTGTAGCCTGTATGACTATACTGATACTCATTTATCAAATACACTGAAGAAGTTGTACCTATATTTGTTTTATCATACTGACTTCTGCCAGCTCAAGGTTTTATAAGAAACGTTTTGACTTCAAGGGGACCACTGTAAAGGGTGAACAACTTGTTCCTCTTTAAGTCAATTATTTGATGCATTCCAGTATTCATTTTGTAATCTCTTGAGAGCAGTACAGTAGGCTTAAAAACAGCTTGACAGTCCCTTTCTCTTACCAGTGATGTTTGAATGTTATATtgatgtctgtgttgtgtttgacgATCTGTGTTCGTGTCTTTGTATTTCAACTTAAGCAACACTGCCAAACATTGCATTAATATCAGTATTGCACCGTAAAAGGGATAAATACATTTGGATTTGGAGTGTAATCCTACAATTTCACAATACCACTGTGACAGATAATTAACAGGAGATATAATGTCTGATCATTATCTTTAAAAGTTagtttgacttcctgtctttGCCTCTTTGTGTAATAGTATGTATGTGCCTTTCAGTTCAATTCTTAACAGCTCACCTCACATTGCAATGAACAAGCAGTGGTGGTTTTGGAAAACAAAACTTGGTCTCTCCTCTGTGTTGGTTAAATGTACCCTGAAAGCCCTGATGTAATAAATGCACATCTATGTATAAATCAAACGAGTTTgcatatatttttaattgaactAGGACAGCCCACCAGAATCAATATATCAGCAAAGTAAATATGAGGTTGTGCATGAGAAACTAACTCCCGCTGCCTGAACAGAGCAAAAAACATTGTCAAGGACAGCTCACACCCCGGCTTTCATCTGTTCGACATGTTGCCCTCTGGCAGACGCTACAGGTCTGTCAGAGCACGGACAAACAGACTCAAGGACAGCTTCTTCCCCAGAGCCATAACCACACTGAACCTGGACATGCGTTGACCGTCCCACCCTCACCACACATACTGTGCAatacttattttatatttctgcaatattttacatttcatactgtgcaatatttatttcattttatatttctgcaatattttacattcatactgtgcaatatttattttatatttctgcaatattttacatttcatactgtgcaatatttattttatatttctgcaatatctatttatattctgttatgctactacctgtaaataactcctaccatacattgcccatcttacctgaatgagagttccttttttttttctcttcttcttttcttgtttttagctgtggatgcttgtatgtgtgtgcactttaaggtgaagccaaataatttcgttgtacaattgtataaaGACACAAATGACATTCTATTCTAAAGGGTTTATATTAGTTTACATTCACACCTTTGACTAGTTGCGCACACAAAAAAACGCATAACGTAAGTTTGACCTACATGGCTTTCCATAGTAAACAGCCACTAGTCTCCTAGTTTCAGAGGAAGTGTCCTCCGCTTGTCGATTTTTGTGCAGCTGTTTACTTCTAGTAAACTAAACATTTGTCAACAGCAAACTCACCGTCCCGCTTATCAGTTGACTCCGTGGTTGCCAAGCAACACAGGAAAGGGCAACACGGACTCCAAGTTCCATGATGCAATCCGTGTCATGTTGGACgcttctgcagcagcaggcgggAGAAGACCGGTTTGATAAAAATGATTTGGTAGCTGTGAACCCGTATTAGTCGACGTCcgttgttattaaaaaaaatacttgcaCAATCCTCACAATGAGAAGAACAACAGAGAATCAAGG
This window harbors:
- the LOC132975313 gene encoding phosphoglycerate mutase 1-like → MAAYKLVLIRHGESSWNQENRFCGWFDADLSETGVKEAKRGGQALKDADFEFDICYTSVLKRATRTLWLVLDSIDQMWVPVHRTWRLNERHYGGLTGLNKAETAAKHGEAQVKIWRRSFDIPPPQMGPDHDYYTIISKDRRYADLTEDQLPSCESLKDTIARALPFWNEEIAPQIKKGKRVLIAAHGNSLRGIVKHLEGMSDEAIMELNLPTGIPILYELDKNLKPLKAMQFLGDEETVRKAMEAVAAQGKAKK